A section of the Ammospiza caudacuta isolate bAmmCau1 chromosome 28, bAmmCau1.pri, whole genome shotgun sequence genome encodes:
- the HOMER3 gene encoding homer protein homolog 3: MGEQPIFSTRAHVFQIDPATKRNWIPASKHALTVSYFYDATRGVYRIISVGGTKAIINSTITPNMTFTKTSQKFGQWADSRANTVYGLGFASEQHLSQFAEKFQEVKEAARVAREKCQDKTELTNPALSLPSHQVLPSPIISSNGPGEDKLFRSQSADVEISTEKERLKKMLSEGSVSEVQWEAEFFSLQDNNSKLVAALHEANASVEQWKKELAAYQEETEALRQRVAELEAQGTPDSSSDNNKEELSQSLEELELLLKAKDEEIQLLKSQRCGRWEAEGEREETLQKLQELEARNAELEQRLQLAEQSLAESLAHRDRVHHEVTKVAEIMDVKIFELSELRQGLAKLVESN; encoded by the exons ATGGG ggagcagcccaTCTTCAGCACCAGGGCCCACGTGTTCCAGATCGACCCAGCCACCAAGAGGAACTGGATCCCGGCCAGCAAACACGCCCTGACCGTCTCCTACTTCTACGATGCCACCCGCGGCGTCTACAGGATCATCAGCGTGGGGGGCACCAAG gcCATCATCAACAGCACCATCACCCCCAACATGACGTTCACCAAGACCTCGCAGAAGTTTGGGCAGTGGGCTGACAGCAGGGCCAACACGGTGTACGGGCTGGGCTTCGCCTCCGAGCAGCACCTGAGCCAG tTTGCAGAGAAGTTCCAGGAGGTGAAGGAGGCAGCTCGTGTGGCCAGGGAGAAATGCCAGGACAAAACTGAGCTCACCAaccctgccctgagcctccCTTCCCACCAG gtgctgcccagccccatcaTCAGCTCCAACGGGCCCGGGGAGGACAAGCTGTTCCGCAGCCAGAGCGCGGATGTGGAGATCAGCACCGAGAAGGAGAGGCTGAAGAAGATGCTCTCCGAGGG ctcgGTGAGCGAGGTGCAGTGGGAGGCCGAGTTCTTCAGCCTGCAGGACAACAACTCCAAGCTGGTGGCGGCGCTGCACGAGGCCAACGCCAGCGTGGAGCAGTGGAAGAAGGAGCTGGCGGCCTACCAGGAGGAGACGGAGGCGCTGCGCCAGCGG gtggcagagctggaggctcAGGGCACCCCCGACTCCTCCAGTGACAACAACAAGGAGGAGCTGAGCCagagcctggaggagctggagctgctgctcaagGCCAAGGATGAG gaGATCCAGCTGCTGAAGAGCCAGAGGTGCGGCCGCTGGGAGGCCGAGGGCGAGCGCGAGGAGACGCTGCAGAAGCTGCAG GAGCTGGAGGCCCGCAACGCGGAGCtggagcagcggctgcagctggcagagcagagcctggcagagagcctggcacacagggacagggtgcaCCACGAGGTCACCAAGGTGGCCGAGATCATGGATGTGAAGATCTTTGAGCTCAGCGAGCTCAGGCAGGGCCTGGCCAAGCTGGTGGAGAGCaactga